The proteins below come from a single Desulfobotulus mexicanus genomic window:
- a CDS encoding TusE/DsrC/DsvC family sulfur relay protein — MAEIEFKGKKFVVDEDGFLEDFNTYTEEWVEHCMKEEGIDVLTDEHWGVINILQDYYKKNGIAPMVRVLSKLTGFKLKHIYELFPSGPGKGACKMAGLPKPTGCV; from the coding sequence ATGGCAGAAATAGAATTCAAAGGGAAAAAGTTTGTTGTGGATGAGGATGGCTTTCTTGAAGATTTCAACACCTATACCGAAGAATGGGTTGAACACTGCATGAAAGAAGAAGGCATTGATGTACTGACCGACGAGCACTGGGGCGTTATCAACATCCTTCAGGATTACTACAAGAAGAACGGTATTGCTCCCATGGTACGTGTTCTTTCCAAGCTTACCGGCTTCAAACTGAAGCACATCTATGAGCTTTTCCCCTCAGGCCCTGGCAAGGGAGCCTGTAAAATGGCTGGCCTTCCCAAGCCTACCGGCTGCGTTTAA